Proteins from a genomic interval of Neodiprion lecontei isolate iyNeoLeco1 chromosome 2, iyNeoLeco1.1, whole genome shotgun sequence:
- the LOC107218115 gene encoding peroxidasin homolog pxn-2 isoform X2: MLHERYNGMNRITHIWAIAGLISALFYIAAAISPAVVQYNVSEYVANIDIDLQARAVAALEAEKHAYQSRTWLEDRIGPDGSPCRVRPERPCPPSMYRAPSGACNNVRHPAWGARGSPMLRLIGPAYADGISKPRQSVGTHALPLPFDVVSSLRRDSAHHEGLASLAGVWAELLLRDIAETMNPKGIDCCGVNGPNHAECYSTWSENGGSEVCRNYTRSLPTLTATSCKFETREQMNAVSGYLDGSDLYGNTDQDLHAIRTYSHGRVSLAACKKCEDGTALGALYRTLFLEHNRLADGLAEVNDHWEDAKVFLEARRIVISELQHVTINEFVPSILGEAAFVNADLKPVRSGFYSGYSSTNRGGVFDSVALGALRALLSLNNGSVSLEELLARPARQVSLRIPGVDNGDWDEAERAIHAARDHGVPGYPHFVSYCSGNDRMINFTDFEYTMSEDDVEGLRGLYATAEDVDLLVGGTFEKPTEAAAVGPTFGCLLREQFVKLRNSDRFWYENDLPPSGLTAEQLAEVRRVSLAGIICKNTGIAKIQPMAFIQQDPYLNVKINCDQHGIADLAAWREHPTPDMISDNSMASVVAKEVTSELTPEVIANAVRKAEQDLVVRKQLEYNAWLEQKTADPKSPIGTAASFSKASKDALLLANSSILFELATNEIINGAHGLRRRKRQIFDSSDNVLGFPNNEFSDILQTVDISSFLQSQTTPDELDCPPDDSPCDPSSPFRTLSGHCNNLRNPKLGTALTTFARLLPPIYEDGVSKPRMNSITGIPLPNPRVISTVIHPDISNLHNRYTLMVMQFAQFVDHDMTMTPIHKGFHESIPSCRSCDSARTVHPECNPFPIPPGDHFYPTVNVSSGARLCIPSMRSLPGQQQLGPREQINQNTAFLDGSVIYGENDCVCQVLRTFNGRMNITRHPNRGKDLLPQTATHPECKTRSGYCFIGGDGRVSEQPALAVMHTLWVREHNRIMEGLRQVNPHWDGEKLFQHSRRIISAMLQHLVYNEFLPRILGWNAVSLYGLKLLPQGYYKEYSPTCNPSVLNEFAAAAFRIGHSLLRPHLPRMDSNFQNIDPPILLRDGFFNPDMLYDPGMVDEMIRGLVSTPMETLDQFITGEVTNHLFENRRIPHSGVDLIALNVQRARDHGIPSYNNYRALCNLKRATTFEDLSREMAPEVIARLKRIYASVDDIDLFPGGMSERPLQGGLVGPTFACIIAIQFRQSRKCDRFWYETDDPNIRFTEHQLAEIRKTTLSKVICENMDQHQDMQRAAFDLPSNFLNPRVPCSSMPHMDFSAWRETSHGCQIGSRNVAVGESGFPTPCTSCVCTAEGTQCASLRVTDCNQLLREASREAILRDDVCTAQCGFVLAASEASARLQFPNSNAFRGFPSPGNNLRNLPTAATFNGFKLPDLSQFIG, from the exons GAATCAGCAAACCGAGACAATCGGTAGGGACTCACGCATTGCCGCTACCCTTCGATGTTGTATCGTCGCTTCGTCGAGACTCTGCACATCACGAAGGACTTGCCAGCTTGGCCGGGGTGTGGGCGGAATTATTGTTGCGGGACATAGCCGAGACGATGAATCCGAAAGGGATTGATTGCTGCGGTGTGAACGGCCCAAATCACGCCGAGTGCTATTCGACCTGGAGCGAAAACGGGGGGAGTGAAGTTTGCAGAAACTACACCCGTTCGCTGCCGACCCTTACCGCGACCAGCTGCAAATTCGAGACCAGGGAGCAGATGAACGCCGTGTCCGGGTACCTCGACGGTTCCGATCTCTACGGGAACACCGACCAGGACCTTCACGCCATTAGAACCTACTCCCATGGAAGGGTTAGCTTGGCCGCCTGCAAGAAGTGCGAAGACGGCACGGCCCTCGGTGCCCTTTACCGCACCCTCTTCCTCGAGCACAATCGCCTGGCCGATGGCCTCGCCGAGGTAAACGATCACTGGGAGGATGCGAAGGTCTTCCTGGAGGCACGGCGCATAGTCATTTCCGAACTGCAGCACGTCACGATCAACGAATTCGTACCAAGCATTCTAGGTGAGGCGGCCTTCGTCAACGCCGACCTGAAACCGGTAAGGAGCGGGTTTTACTCCGGGTACTCGTCGACCAATCGCGGCGGCGTTTTTGACTCCGTCGCGCTTGGCGCTCTGCGCGCGCTTCTCTCCCTCAACAACGGATCCGTCAGTCTCGAGGAGCTTCTCGCCAGGCCGGCAAGGCAGGTTAGCCTCAGGATTCCCGGCGTAGATAACGGAGATTGGGACGAAGCCGAGAGAGCCATCCACGCGGCCAGGGATCACGGAGTGCCTGGTTACCCGCACTTCGTTTCTTACTGTTCGGGCAACGATCGCATGATCAATTTCACCGACTTCGAGTACACGATGAGCGAGGATGACGTCGAGGGACTTCGTGGGCTCTACGCGACCGCCGAGGATGTCGATTTACTCGTCGGAGGGACCTTCGAAAAACCAACCGAAGCAGCTGCCGTTGGACCGACTTTCGGATGCTTGCTCAGAGAGCAATTCGTAAAGCTGAGAAACTCGGACAGGTTTTGGTACGAAAATGATCTGCCGCCGTCCGGTCTTACCGCCGAACAGCTGGCCGAGGTCAGGCGAGTATCGCTTGCTGGTATCATCTGCAAGAACACCGGAATAGCGAAAATTCAACCGATGGCTTTCATTCAGCAGGACCCGTACCTGAATGTCAAGATAAATTGCGACCAGCACGGTATAGCCGACCTCGCTGCGTGGCGGGAACATCCCACGCCGGACATGATATCCGACAATTCGATGGCCTCCGTTGTTGCCAAGGAGGTCACCTCCGAGTTGACCCCCGAGGTGATCGCCAACGCGGTCAGGAAGGCCGAGCAGGACCTCGTGGTGCGAAAACAGCTGGAGTACAACGCCTGGCTCGAGCAGAAGACCGCTGATCCCAAATCACCCATCGGTACCGCGGCCAGCTTTTCGAAGGCCAGTAAAGACGCCCTACTTCTAGCAAACTCCTCGATACTCTTCGAGCTCGCGACTAACGAGATTATAAACGGGGCACATGGTCTACGTAGACGAAAACGACAGATTTTCGACTCATCCGACAACGTTCTCGGCTTTCCCAACAACGAGTTCAGCGACATATTGCAAACCGTCGACATATCCAGCTTCCTTCAGAGCCAGACCACCCCAGACGAGCTCGACTGTCCACCCGACGACAGTCCCTGCGATCCAAGCTCCCCGTTCAGAACCCTCAGCGGGCACTGCAACAATCTTCGCAATCCAAAACTGGGTACCGCGCTCACCACCTTCGCGAGACTCCTGCCTCCCATTTACGAGGACGGTGTATCGAAACCGCGAATGAACTCCATAACGGGCATACCTCTGCCCAACCCCAGAGTCATCTCGACCGTTATTCACCCCGATATATCAAATCTTCACAATCGATACACTCTGATGGTAATGCAGTTCGCACAGTTCGTCGATCACGATATGACCATGACTCCGATCCACAAGGGTTTCCACGAGTCGATACCGAGCTGCAGATCTTGCGACTCGGCCCGCACCGTGCATCCTGAGTGTAATCCGTTCCCCATACCACCCGGCGATCATTTCTATCCAACGGTGAACGTCTCCTCCGGGGCGAGACTCTGCATACCTTCGATGAGGTCGCTGCCCGGTCAGCAACAGCTCGGACCGCGTGAACAGATCAACCAGAACACGGCCTTCCTCGACGGCTCTGTTATATACGGTGAAAACGACTGCGTTTGCCAGGTTCTTCGCACGTTCAACGGCCGAATGAATATCACACGTCATCCGAACCGCGGGAAAGATCTTTTGCCGCAAACGGCGACTCATCCGGAATGCAAAACGAGATCCGGGTACTGTTTCATCGGCGGTGATGGCCGCGTCTCCGAGCAGCCCGCACTCGCCGTTATGCACACTCTTTGGGTACGCGAGCACAACCGAATCATGGAGGGTCTCAGACAGGTGAACCCGCATTGGGACGGTGAAAAGCTTTTCCAACACTCGCGAAGGATCATTTCCGCCATGCTTCAGCACTTGGTTTACAACGAGTTTCTGCCGAGGATACTCGGCTGGAACGCGGTTAGTCTGTACGGTCTGAAACTACTGCCACAGGGATACTACAAGGAGTACTCGCCCACGTGTAACCCCAGTGTACTGAACGAATTTGCAGCCGCGGCTTTCAGGATCGGACACTCGCTTCTCAGACCTCACTTGCCCAGGATGGATTCAAACTTCCAGAACATCGATCCGCCCATTTTGCTTCGTGACGGTTTCTTCAATCCGGACATGCTCTACGACCCGGGAATGGTTGACGAGATGATAAGAGGCCTTGTTTCTACGCCTATGGAGACTCTCGATCAGTTTATAACCGGCGAGGTGACCAATCATCTTTTCGAAAACAGGAGGATCCCCCACTCGGGTGTTGATTTGATCGCCCTCAACGTACAGAGAGCTAGGGACCACGGTATCCCATCATACAACAACTACAGAGCACTCTGCAATCTGAAACGTGCTACGACCTTCGAGGACCTTTCGAGAGAAATGGCGCCGGAAGTTATCGCCCGGCTTAAGCGGATCTATGCCTCGGTCGACGACATCGATCTGTTCCCTGGCGGTATGAGCGAGCGACCCCTTCAAGGCGGTTTGGTCGGACCCACCTTCGCATGCATCATAGCCATACAGTTCAGACAGTCCCGTAAGTGCGACAGGTTCTGGTACGAGACCGACGACCCCAACATTCGGTTCACGGAGCACCAATTGGCCGAGATAAGGAAGACGACGCTGTCCAAGGTGATATGCGAGAACATGGATCAACACCAGGATATGCAACGCGCCGCGTTCGATCTTCCGAGCAATTTCCTCAACCCCAGGGTACCCTGCTCGTCTATGCCGCACATGGACTTTTCCGCCTGGCGAGAAACCAGCCACGGATGCCAAATCGGCAGTCGCAATGTCGCCGTTGGTGAATCCGGATTCCCAACGCCTTGCACCAGCTGTGTATGCACTGCCGAAGGA ACCCAGTGCGCATCGCTCCGTGTTACAGACTGCAATCAGCTTCTCAGAGAAGCCTCTCGCGAAGCCATTCTTCGAGACGATGTCTGCACGGCTCAGTGCGGTTTCGTTTTGGCCGCATCGGAAGCATCAGCGAGGTTGCAATTCCCGAATTCAAATGCGTTCCGGGGTTTCCCCTCGCCGGGGAACAATTTGAGAAACCTTCCAACAGCAGCAACGTTCAACGGTTTCAAACTGCCGGATCTCTCGCAGTTTATCGGTTAA
- the LOC107218105 gene encoding serine-threonine kinase receptor-associated protein, with protein MMANLRQTPLTCSGHTRPVVHLAFSDVTESGYYLISACKDGKPMLRQGDTGDWIGTFEGHKGAVWGVALNPQATRAATGAADFNAKVWDAIKGEEIHSFQHKHIVKSVNFSSDSNYLCTGSNEKLVKIYDLNKPEATPQIFSGHTSGIRHVTFFKNDTALVTCADDKSLRLWDRNSGQEVKRLDFPATPSSMEVSRDGNIITTTHSNVVTFWDSKELTKIREFIVPTQVNSASLHPDCSIFVCGGEDLKMYKFDYSTGAEIESFKGHFGPVHCVRFSPDGELYASGSEDGTLRLWQTTVGKTYGLWRCIEQTPMIPENAVLNNKQEVSAS; from the exons atgatggCGAATTTGAGGCAGACACCGTTAACCTGTAGCGGGCATACGAGACCCGTCGTTCATCTAGCCTTTTCCGATGTTACGGAGTCCGGCTACTACCTAATTTCGGCGTGCAAAG aTGGAAAGCCGATGCTGCGGCAGGGCGACACTGGGGATTGGATCGGCACGTTTGAGGGGCACAAAGGGGCAGTGTGGGGTGTCGCTTTGAACCCACAGGCCACCAGAGCAGCTACAGGCGCTGCGGACTTCAATGCCAAGGTGTGGGACGCGATAAAGGGTGAAGAAATTCACTCCTTTCAGCACAAGCATATAGTTAAGTCTGTCAACTTCAGTTCTGACTCAAATTACCTGTGTACTGGTTCCAATGAAAAGCTAGTCAAAATCTACGATCTAAACAAGCCGGAAGCAACGCCGCAA ATATTTTCCGGTCACACTAGTGGCATAAGGCatgtaacttttttcaaaaatgatacCGCTTTGGTTACCTGTGCCGATGACAAAAGCCTGCGTTTGTGGGATAGAAACAGCGGGCAAGAAGTGAAAAGACTCGATTTTCCAGCTACACCCAGCTCGATGGAAGTCTCCAGAGATGGCAACATCATTACGACAACTCATTCTAACGTCGTCACGTTTTGGGATAGCAAAGA GTTGACCAAGATCCGAGAGTTTATTGTTCCTACTCAAGTGAACAGCGCAAGTTTACATCCAGACTGCAGCATATTTGTATGCGGAGGAGAAGATCTGAAAATGTACAAATTCGATTACAGCACTGGAGCAGAAATCG AATCTTTCAAGGGACATTTTGGGCCTGTTCACTGCGTTCGGTTTTCTCCGGATGGTGAATTATACGCGAGCGGATCTGAGGATGGGACGCTGAGGCTTTGGCAAACTACCGTTGGAAAAACCTACGGCCTATGGCGTTGTATCGAACAAACTCCAATGATTCCAGAAAATGCTGTACTCAATAACAAGCAAGAGGTCTCGGCAAGCTAA